One Hymenobacter swuensis DY53 genomic window, ACATCACCAACCTGCGCATGGCCCAGCACGCCGGCGCCGCCACCTACCTGATTGCCGACATCGACAAGGGCGGCGTGTTCGGGAGCGTCTACGGCACGCTGGCGCTGCTGGACCCCGCCGAAAAAGCCTGCATCAAAGGCATTCTCATCAACAAGTTCCGGGGCGACGCGCGGCTGTTTGCCGACGGCCGTCAGCAGCTCGAAGACCTGACCGGCGTGCCAGTGGTGGGCGTGCTGCCCTACTTCCGCGACATTTTTGTGGAGGAAGAGGACTCGGTGGTGCTGGCTTACAAGCAGCGGCGCGCCGGGCCGGACCGCCGGGTGCGCGTGGCCGTGGTGCTGCTGGGGCGCATGTCCAACTTCACCGATTTCGACGCGCTGAACCACGACGCCCGCACCGACGTGTTTTTCACCCACGACGCCGCCGAAATCAGCGCGGCCGACATCATCATCCTGCCCGGCAGCAAAAACACCATCGACGACCTGCTGGCGCTGACCCGCAGCGGGCTGGCCGCCGCCATTGTGGCGGCGCACCGGGCCGGCAAAACCGTGGTGGGCATTTGCGGGGGCTACCAGATGCTGGGCCGCTCGGTGGAAGACCCCACCGGGGTGGAAAGCCCGGTGCCGGCTGCCGCGGGCCTGGGGCTGCTGCCCGTGCGCACGGTGCTGCAAGGCGAAAAAACCACCCGCCAGCGCCAGTTCACCTTCCGGAACGGCCCCCAAGCTGCCTGCCGGGGCTACGAGATTCACATGGGCCAGACCACCCCCGACGGCCCGCCGCAGCCCGTGGCCACCCTCGACGACGGCACGCCCGACGGCTACTTTGCCGGTCCGCGCTGCTGGGGCACCTACCTGCACGGCATCCTCGACAACCCCACGGTAATCGACGCGCTGCTGGCCCCGTTCACCCAGCAGGAAAGCAGCGCGCCCGTTGATTTCGCGGCCTTCAAAAACGAGCAGTACGACCGCCTGGCCGCTCTCATCCGCGCCAACGTGAACATGGAGCAAATCTACGCGGCCCTGCGCAGCTAATCTTTCCACATTATGCTCCACGGACATGGCGACGACGGCTACCGGCACCCGCACCCCATCAAGGCCGATTTCAGCACCAACGTGTGGTACGGTGGCGAGCCGGCGGGCCTGCGCGACTACGTGTTCAGCCAGTGGGCCACCGTGAACCGCTACCCCGAGGTGCTGGCCGAGAGTCTGGCCGCCCGTATTGCCGCGCACCACGGCCTTAGCGCCAACCAGGTGCTGACCAGCAGCGGCACCACCGAAAGCATTTATCTGCTGGCCCAGGCCTGGGCCGGGCGCCGCACCACCATCGTCACGCCGGCTTTTGCCGAGTACGAGGACGCCACCCGCCTGCACGGCCACCAGCTCACCTTTCTGCCCTGGGAGCAGCTGATGGCCGGTGCGCCGCTGGCCGCGGAGCTGGTGTTTTTGTGCAACCCCAACAACCCTACCGGCAGCGTGCTGCAAGAGGGGGAAGTAGCGCAATTGCTGGCCTGCCACCCCCAAATGGTTTTTGTGCTCGACGAGGCCTTCATCGAGTTTACGACCAGCATCACCACCGCGCTGCCGCTGCTGGGCCGGTTCGATAACCTGGTGATTATGCGCTCCATGACCAAGGCCTACGCCATTCCGGGGCTGCGGCTGGGCTACGTGGTGGCTTCGGAAAAGCTGGTGGCCCACCTCACGGCCGCCAAAGCACCCTGGACGGTCAACGCCCTGGCTGCCGCCGCCGGGCACTTCCTGTTCGAGCACTTCGAGGCCGTGCAGCCGCCCGTCGCCCAGCTGCTTGCCGACCGCGCCAGCTTCGCGGCTCAGCTAGCCGAAAACAAGGCCCTCGAAATCCACCCCAGCCACACCCACTACTTTGTGGGCCAGTTGCGGCGCGGCACCGCCGCCGACTTGAAACGCTGGCTGCTGGCCCGCCACGGCCTGCTGATCCGGGATGCGGCCAATTTCCGGGACCTCACGCCCGCGCATTTCCGGCTAGGTACCCGCCCGCCCGCCGACAACCACCTCCTGCTCAACGCCCTGCGCGAATGGACCGATTCACCCGCCTAGCCGCGCCCCTGGCTTTGGGCTACACCCTCGATTTGCTGCTGGCCGACCCCGAAAGCTGGCCCCACCCCGTGCGCACCTACGGCACCCTTATTGCTGTCGGCGAACAGCAGCTCAACCACGGCACCTGGCGCCTAGCGAAAGGGGCACTGCTGGCAAGCACCTTAGTGGGCGGCACCTTCGCCGGCTTCACGCTACTGGACAAGGCCGGGCGGCGCCTGCCTCCCTCTATTCCCTTGGCGCTAAACAGCTTGTGGGTGTTCTACGGGCTGGCCAATACGGGCCTAGTGCGCGAAGGCCGGGCCGTGTTCGAGGTGCTGGAACGGGACGGGCTGGCAGCGGGCCGCCGCCAGCTGGCCCGCATCGTGGGGCGCGAAACCGCCCGGTTCGACCACCAGCAAATCCGCACGGCCGTGCTGGAGAGCCTGGCGGAAAACCTGAGCGACGGGGTGGTGGCGCCCCTGCTCTACTACGCGCTGGCGGGCGTGCCGGGTTTAATGGCCTACAAAATGGTGAACACCCTCGATTCGATGGTGGGCTACCGCAGCCCGCGCTACGAGCAGTTCGGCAAGTTTGCCGCCCGCCTCGACGACGTGGCGAATCTGGTACCGGCCCGGCTCACGGCCGGTTTGCTGGCGCTGCTGGGCGGCAGTGGGCGGGGGTTTCGCTTCATTTTCCGGTACGGCCACCAACACAAAAGCCCCAACGCCGGCTACCCGGAGGCCGCCCTGGCGGGCGTGCTCGACTGCCGCTTCGGCGGGCCCAACTACTACCACGGCCAGCTCGTACCTAAACCCTACATCGGCCACAACCCGCGCCCGTTGGCGCACCAGGAAATCAACCGGGTGGCTCGGCTCAACCACGCCGTGTGCGCCGTAGTGGTGGCCGGCATTGTGGGGCTACTGTGGCGGCAGCACCGGCGCCGACGCCTCCAATAAGCGCGCAATAAAGCCGGCATCTTCGCCCCAGTACAGGTGCAGGTAGGAGGCCCACACGTTGCCCTGGCGGTACAGTTGCCCCAAAACGGGCCCGCCCTTGGCGTTGGTGACCTCCACGGCTTCTGGGGTCAGGCCGTGGTCGAGCAGGCGCGAATAGTGGAACTCGTGGCCTTTGACTGTTAGCCCGTCCCAGTGCACCACGCGGTAGCCGAGGGTCAGCTTGGCGTCCTGCATGGTGGTGGAGCACGGCAGCACGCCCGCCATGGCAAACGGCTGGCCCGGCGCATCCAGGAGGTGCTGGCCCAGGTACATCAGCCCCCCGCACTCGGCGTAGGTTGCCCCGCCTTGCCGGCAGTACGCGGCAATGCTGGTCCGCATGGTTTCGTTGGCGCTCAGGGCTTCGGCAAACAGCTCCGGATACCCGCCGGGCAAGTACAGAAAATCGGTGCCCAGCGGCAGCGCGGCATCGGTCAGGGGGCTGAAGTACCGAACCTCGCCAAACCGGGACAACGCCTGCAAATTCTGATGATAAGTGAACGTAAACGCCGCGTCGCGGGCCACGGCAATGCGGCGGCGGCCAGCCATTACCGGCGCGGCTGGCGGCGGCACGGTGGTTGGCACGGCGGTGCGCGTGAGCTCCAGCAGCCGGTCCACGTCCACGGTGTGGGGCAGGGCGTCGGCCAGGGCTTCCACCACGGTTTCGTATTGCAGCTCGGCGTCGATGGAGAGGCCCAGGTGGCGCGACGGGATGGTAAAGGCCGGATTATTGGGCAGGTAGCCCAAGGCTTCCACCCCCACGTCGGCGCAGGCTTCGCGCAGAAACTCGTAGTGCGAGGCCGTATTGACAAAGTTGAAAATAGCCCCCACCAGCCGGATACCGGGGTGAAACGTCTTGAACCCGAACAGCAGCGGGGCCACCGAGTACGCCATGGCTTTGGCATTGACCACCAGAATCACCGGAATACCCAGCTGCTCGGCCACGTCGGCGGCGCTACCCTGCATCCGCACGGCCCCATCGAAGAGGCCCATCACGCCTTCCACCACGGCCACGTCGGCGGGGGCGGTGTAGCGGGCGTAGGTGCTGTGCAGGTGGGCCGGCGAGGCCATGAACACGTCGAGGTTGAGACTCGGGCGGCCGGCGGCCTGGGTGTGGTGGTGGGTGTCGAGGTAATCGGGGCCGCACTTGAAGGGCTGCACCACCAGCCCGCGCCGGGCCAGCACCCGCAGCAGCCCCAGCGTCAGGGTGGTCTTACCGTTGCCGCTGGCCGGGGCGGCGAGCAGGAATTGGGGCTTTTCGGAAACGGTAGGTAAAGCCACAGACGGTATGTTTACGGTTGAAATCAGCGCAAGATGGCCCTTTATCTTCTTTCCGGTGGCCCCGGAGCCGGCAAAAGCACCCTGCTCACCGCCCTCGGCCACGCCGGCTTTGCGGTGGCCGAGGAAGTGTCGCGCCAGCTTATCCAAGAGCAAGTGGCCCTGGGCAGCCGCCAGGTGCCATGGCTGGATCTGGCCGGCTTTGCCGAGCTGGCTTTGGCCCGCATGGTCACCCAGCACCGGCAGGCCACCCTGCGCGGCGGCGTCACGTTCTTCGACCGGGGCCTGCCCGACCTGATTGCCTACCTGGAAGTGGCAGGCCAATCGGTGCCGCCCGCCTACTACGCGGCGGTGGCGGCGCATCCGTATCGGCCGCTGGTTTTTCTGGCGCCGCCCTGGCCGGAAATCTACGTGAACGATGCCGAGCGCTGGCAAACCTTCGACGAGGCCACGGCCATTTACCGGGCGCTGCACCTTGTCTACCAGCGGGTTGGCTATACCGTGGTGGAGCTACCCAGAACCAGCGTGGCCGCGCGGGTAAGCTTCGTCAGAACAGTAGCTGGCATTTAAAATGGCGGAGTTTCAAGTGGGACTAGGATTTTGCCCTACCTTTGGCGCAGCACTTGGTAGTCGTTTCCGCGGTGCGGGACGGCTTTAAAAGGGAATCCGGTGAGAATCCGGGACAGTCTCCGCTGCTGTAACCTCTATTGTAAAACCGGCCGATAACGTGGCGCCACTGTTCCGCAAGGAATGGGAAGGCCATCGGCCCGGGGAGGGAGTCAGAAGACCTGCCGCTTGCTCCATACAGTCACAGCTTTCGGCAGAAAGGCTCGTCGTACCATGTCCAGACCCCCGTTTCCCTCCGGCCGCGCCGGAGGCGTACCCGCTTATTTAGTTGCCCGTTGCGGCCTGTTGCTGCTGGGCCTGCTGGGGCTCACCGCGCCGGCCGCCTTCAGCCAGCCGAGTAGCCCCCCGAAGGCCCGCCCCACCGTGGCAGCTCCGGCCAAAGGCCGCACCACCGTCACCTACGCCAAAGGCTTCACCATTGCCTACACCGGCCGGTGCAAGGTCATCACCATTCTGAGCCCGTTCGAGCAGAAAACCACGGCCACCCGCTACCTGCTGGTGCCCCGCGGCACGCCCCGCCCCGCCGGCTACCCCGATGCCCACGTTATTGCCATTCCCATCCGCAGCTTGGTGGGCCTCTCGTCGATGCACGTAGCGCTGGCCAGCTTTCTGGGGGCCGAAGACGTGGTAGTGGGCCTCGGCAATCTCCAATACGCCTCAGCCCCCAAGGTGCGGCAGCGCATTGCCGAAGGTAAAATCTACGCGGTGGGCCAGGGCAAGGAACTCAACAACGAGCAGCTGGTGGCCCGGCACCCCGACCTGGTAATGGCCACCGGCTGGCCCGGCGAAAACCTGACCCGCTTCCAGACGCTGGCCGCCGCCGGTGTGCCGGTGATGATCAACTCAGAATGGGTGGAAAGCACGCCGCTGGCCCGCGCCGAGTGGGTGAAAGTGCTGGCCGTGCTGCTCAACAAAGAAGATCTGGTCAACCAGAAGTTCGGGCAGGTGGCCCGCGAGTACCAGCGCCTGGCCGCCCTGGGCCAGAAGGCCAGCCCGCGCCCGCGCGTGGTGGTGGGTATGCCGTTCAAGGACGTGTGGCACGTGCCCGACGCCGACAGCTACATGGCCCAGTTTCTGCGCGACGCGGGCACCACCTACGCCTGGAACCAAAGCAAAGCGCCGCAGGGCAGCCTCGCCCTGTCGTTTGAAACCGTGGCCCCAGTGGCCCTCACCGCCGACTACTGGCTGCACCTGAGCTCCACCGCCACCAAGGCCGAGGTGCTGACTCAAGATGCCCGCTACGCCGCCTTTGCCCCTTTCCAAAGCGGCCGCCTCTACAACAACAACCGCCGCACCAACGCCGAGGGCTCTAACGACTACTGGGAATCGGGAGCGGTGCGGCCCGACCTGGTGCTGGCCGACTTGCTCCGCATTCTGCACCCCGGCCTGCTGCCCGCCGGCGCGCTCCACTACTACCAGCAACTCAAGTGAGTTCCTCTTTGCTACGGGCAGCTCCGGCCGTCCACCCCGCCCGCCTGCCCGTTCCGGCAGCCGGGGCCGGGCGAAATATAACCTGGCTGCTGGTGCTGGCGCTACTGGTAGGGCTGGGCTTCGTGCTCGATATTGCCCTGGGCTCGGTGTCGATTCCGCTGCCGGCCGTGGTGCGTATCCTGCTTCGGCAGCCAATCGATACGCCGGCCTGGGAGTTTATTGTGCGCGAAATCCGCCTACCTAAAGCCCTGACGGCCCTGGCCGTGGGCAGCGGCTTGGCAGTAAGCGGCTTGCAGATGCAGACCCTGTTTCGGAACCCGCTGGCCGGGCCATCGGTGCTGGGCCTTACGGCCGGGGCCGGGCTGGGCGTGGCGGCCGTGATGCTGGCCAGCGGCAGCGCGGCGGGCAGCCTCGCCATCCGGGCCCTGGGCGTGGGCGGCAGCTGGGGGCTGGTGCTAGCTGCCACCACCGGCGCGGCCCTGGTGATGGGGTTGGTGCTGGCCCTGTCGGGGCGGGTGCGCGACAACGTGGTGCTGCTCATCGTGGGCATGATGATAGCCAGCGTGACGGGGGCCATTGTGAGCTTGTGGCAGTATTTCAGCGCCCCCGAGCAGATTCAGGAGTACCTGCTCTGGACTTTCGGCTCGTTGGGCGGGGTTACGGGCAGCCATTTGGCGGTGCTGGCCAGCGTGGTGACGGTGGGGCTGGTGCTGGCGTTTGCCTCGGCCAAATCGTTGAACGCGCTGCTGCTGGGTGAGAACTACGCCCGCAGCATGGGCCTGGTGGTGGGCCGCTCCCGCACGCTTATCATTCTGAGCACCAGCTTGCTGGCCGGGTCCATCACGGCGTTTTGCGGGCCGATTGGCTTCGTAGGTATTGCCGTGCCGCACCTCACCCGCGCCCTGCTGCGCACCGCCGACCACCGGCTGCTGCTGCCCGCCAGCTGCCTGGCCGGGGCCGCCCTCACCCTCGGCTGCGACTGTATTGCGCAGCTGCCCGGCAGCCAGGCCACCCTGCCCCTGAGCGTGGTGACCTCGCTGCTGGGGGCGCCGGTGGTGCTGTGGGTGGTGCTGCGCCGCCAGAACATCCGCTCCTCGTTTTCCTGAGTTTCATGCCGACTTCCATCCCGCTGCTGACCGCCGAGGAATTGACGGTGGGCTATTTCAGCCGCCCGAAAACACCCCGCCCGGTGGCCGGTCCGCTGCGCCTGCGCCTGTGGCCCGGCGAGCTGGTGTGTTTGCTGGGTCCGAACGGGGCCGGCAAATCGACGCTGCTGCGCACGCTGGCCGGCTTGCAGCCGCCCCTGAGCGGCCGCCTCGACCTGGGCGGCGCGGCCCTCACCAGCCTGAGCGCCCCGGCCCGGGCCCGTCAGCTCAGCGTGGTGCTCACCGACCGGGTGGACAGCGGCAACCTCACCGGCCGGGAGTTGGTGCAGCTAGGCCGGCACCCGCACACCGGCTGGCTCGGCGGCCTTACCACCCACGACGACGCCCAGGTGCAGGCCGCCCTGGCCGCCACCGGCACCGAAGCCCTGGCCCACCGCCCGGTGGGCGAGCTGAGCGACGGCGAGCGGCAGAAAATTCTGCTGGCCCGCGCCCTAGCCCAGGATACGCCCCTGATTCTGCTCGACGAGCCCACCGCCCACCTCGATTTGCCCAACCGCGTGGCCCTCATGCGCCTGTTGCACCGCCTGGCCCGCCAAACCGGCAAAGCCATCCTGCTGTCCACCCACGAGCTGGACCTGGCCCTGCAAGCCGCCGATCGAGTATGGCTGCTGCCCGCCGACGGGGCGCTGCGCACCGGCACGCCCGAAGACCTGGTGCTGAGCGGGGCCTTTGCGGCGGCATTTGCGCGGGAGGGCCTGGCCTTCGACCCGGCCACCGGCACGTTTGCCCTGCACGCCCCCACCGGCCCCCTGGTGCAGCTGGTGGGCGACGGAGCTGCCGCCTTCTGGACCCGCCGGGCGCTGGAGCGTGAGGGGTTCGTGCCCACTGCTGCTCCGGCCGCGCTGCGCGTGACGGCCACCCCCGACTACTGGATCAGCCAGGCGGCCGGCAGCCCCGGGCAGCGGCACGACACCATTGCCGCCCTGCTCCGCGCTTTGCACCAGCCGGCAACCTCTTAGTTCCAGCGCCTCCCCCCCCCCTGTTCTGCCACTCCTTTTCGCCTCCCTTCACTGCTTGCTTTAGTTATGAAACAGAACTCGCTACGCAACTTCCGCCCGACGCCCCGCTTCGCCACCCAGCTGGCGCTGAGCACGGCCGTACTGGCCGGCCCTTTGCACACTGCCCACGCCCAAACGCCCGCTCCCACCGACACCCTGCAGCGCCAGAGCCTCAGCGAGGTGGTGGTGACGACCACCCGCGCCGCCACCGAGCGCGGCAAGGTGCCGCAGCAGCTCCAGGTAATCAGCCGCCAGGATATCCAGCAGACGCCCGCCCAGGAATTCACCGACGTGCTGAAAAAGAACGCCTCCGTGGACGTTATCCAGTACCCCGGCCTGCTGGCGGGGGTGGGCATCCGGGGGTTCCGGCCCCAGACGGGCGGGCTCAACCAACGGGCGCTGCTGCTGGTGGATGGCCGGCCGGCCGGCACCAGCAACCTGGCTACCCTCGATTTGGGCAGCGTGGAGCAAATCGAAATCCTAAAAGGCCCCGCCTCGGCGCTGTACGGCTCGCAGGCCATGGGCGGGGTGGTGAACGTGGTGACGCGCAAGTCGCGCGGGGTGGTGCGGTCGGCGCTGTTCACGGAATACGGCAGCTTTGAAACCTTTAAGGCGGGCGGCGCCACCGGGGGCAACCTCACCAAAAACCTGGATTTCGACCTGACTTTCGGGCTCTTCGACCGGGCGCAGGACTATAAGCTGGGCGAGGGCGGCGTGTTCCGGCGCTGGCTCGACGGCGGCAGCGCCACCAAAACCTACGCCGACGACAGCCGCGTCCAAACCGACGACCGGCGCGCCGACGGCCAGCGCCGCCGCTTCACCCGGCTGGGCTACTATTCCGGGGCGCTGCGGCTGGGCTACCAGCTGGGCGAGCACTGGCGCGTGGACGTGCGCGGTGAGCGGTTCGTGGCCCGCAACGTGGAGTCGCCCAACGACGTGTTCTACGGCGACCTGGGGCCGTCGGGCAAGGACATCGAGCGGCAAAACCTCGACCTGAGCGCCACCGGCAACTACGCGCGGCACCAGCTATTCGTGCGCGGCTACACCTCCAAGGAAACCAACGACAACAACACGCTGGCGGGCGCCAACAACGTGCCGATTGCACCCTACCGCTCGTTCCAGAGCCAGTACCTGTGGCGGGGCGTGCAGGTGAAAGACGTGCTGACGCTGGGCCGCCAGCGCCTGACCGTGGGCGTGGACCGCAACGAGGCCACCAGCAACTCGCAGCGCTTCAACGCCGCCAGCGCCGCTATTGCGCCCTACAACCCCAACTACGAGCTGAACACCACCGGCATCTACGCCCAGGCGCAGCTGAGCTTGCTGGCCGACAAGCTGATCGTGACGCCCGGGGCCCGCTACGACTTCATTTCCTACAACGTGAAGCGCACCGACCTGCTGACCACCTTCACGCCCGGCAAAACCACCAACCCGTTTTTCAGCCCAAGCTTGGGCGCGCAGTACGAGGTACTGAACGGCCTGCGCGTGCACGGCACCATCGGGCGGGCCTACGTGACGCCCGACGCCTACAACGTGGCCGGTTATTCCCAAACCGCCCCCAACGCCGCCCGGCAGGTGTCCATTACGGCGGGCAATGCCGACCTGAAAAACGAGAGCAGCGTCACCTGGGACGCCGGCCTGCGCTTTGACCGACCCACCAGCGGCTTCTCGGCCAGTGCGGCCTACTTTGCTACGCAGGTGGAAAACCGCATCACCACCCGCACCACCAACCCCGCGGGCGAAACCACCGCGGAAGGCTATACGGTGCGGGCCCGCACCACCTACGTCAACGCCAACGACAGCCGCATCCGGGGCCTGGAAGTGGAAACCGGCTACGATTTCGGCGTGCGCGCCGATAGCCGCTACGTGTTGCGGGTGTTTGCCGGCGGCACGCATATGCTCAAGGCCGAAGACGTGACCAATGCCGTGGACGGCCCCCAAACCACCCGCGCCATTTTCAACGTGGCCCGGCTGAGCGGCAACTACGGCGTGGCCTTCGATAACCTGCGCGGGGTGCGCGCCCGCCTGAGCGGCCACTACGTGGGCCGCCGCCGCGACACCGATTTCACGGATATCCAGTCGCCCCAGATTCAGTACCCGCGCTACATGACCCTGGACTTCTCGGCGGGCTACACCCTGGCCGGCCGGCACACGCTGTCGGTGCTGGTGAATAACCTTACCGACGAGAACTACTACGAGAAGCGCGGCTACAACCTGCCCGGCCGCAACGTATCGGCCCGCTACACGCTTACTTTTTAGCGCCTATGCTCACGTACATTTCCGGCGGGCAGCGGTCGGGCAAAAGCCGCTACGCCCAGGAGCTGGCCCTGCAGCTCAGCCCCGCGCCCGTGTACCTCGCCACCTCGCGCCCCTGGGACGACGACCACCGCCAGCGCATTGCGCGCCACGTAGCCGACCGTGACGCCCGCTGGACTACGCTGGAAGAGGAAAAATACCTCAGTCGCCTCCCCCTGACGGGCCGCACCGTGGTGCTGGACTGCGTGACGCTCTGGCTGACCAATTTCTTCGCCGATGCCGCCTACGACGTGGACGCCACGCTGCATCAGGCGCAAACCGAGTTCGATCAACTCATGCAACAGGACTGCACGCTGCTGGTGATTTCCAACGAAATCGGGATGGGACTGCACGCGCCCACCGAGGCGGGCCGCAAGTTTGCGGACTTGCAAGGCTGGCTCAACCAGCACATTGCCCAACGGGCCGACCGCGCCATTTTCATGGTGTCGGGGCTGCCGCTGGTGGTGAAATAATTTCTTTCTTCAACCTGACTTACTACGATGAAAATCTACACCAAAAAGGGCGACGCCGGCACTACCGGCTTGTTCGGCGGCTCGCGCGTACCCAAAGACGACGTGCGCGTGGAGTGCATGGGCGACCTGGACGAGGCCAACTCCACGCTGGGCTTGCTGCGGGTGAAACTGGGCGCCGACCACGCCTGGCAGCCGCCGCTGCACCGCATCCAGAAGGATTTGATGGATATGATGTCGCACCTGGCGCGGCCTTCCGATGCCAAGAAAATCAACACCAACCCCATGCCCGCCGACGGCCCGCAGTTTTGCGAAGCCTGGATCGACGAGTTGGAAGGCCAGATGAAGACGGCTTCCGACTACTTCCTGCTGCCCGGCGGCAACGAGGTATCGGCTCTGTGCCACGTGGTGCGCACGCAGATGCGCCGGGGTGAGCGGCGGCTGGTGAGCTTGATGGCCGTGGACGAGGTGAACCCCGTTATTCCGGCCTACATCAACCGCCTGTCGGACCTGTTTTTCACCCTGGCCCG contains:
- a CDS encoding ABC transporter ATP-binding protein; protein product: MPTSIPLLTAEELTVGYFSRPKTPRPVAGPLRLRLWPGELVCLLGPNGAGKSTLLRTLAGLQPPLSGRLDLGGAALTSLSAPARARQLSVVLTDRVDSGNLTGRELVQLGRHPHTGWLGGLTTHDDAQVQAALAATGTEALAHRPVGELSDGERQKILLARALAQDTPLILLDEPTAHLDLPNRVALMRLLHRLARQTGKAILLSTHELDLALQAADRVWLLPADGALRTGTPEDLVLSGAFAAAFAREGLAFDPATGTFALHAPTGPLVQLVGDGAAAFWTRRALEREGFVPTAAPAALRVTATPDYWISQAAGSPGQRHDTIAALLRALHQPATS
- a CDS encoding ABC transporter substrate-binding protein, producing MSRPPFPSGRAGGVPAYLVARCGLLLLGLLGLTAPAAFSQPSSPPKARPTVAAPAKGRTTVTYAKGFTIAYTGRCKVITILSPFEQKTTATRYLLVPRGTPRPAGYPDAHVIAIPIRSLVGLSSMHVALASFLGAEDVVVGLGNLQYASAPKVRQRIAEGKIYAVGQGKELNNEQLVARHPDLVMATGWPGENLTRFQTLAAAGVPVMINSEWVESTPLARAEWVKVLAVLLNKEDLVNQKFGQVAREYQRLAALGQKASPRPRVVVGMPFKDVWHVPDADSYMAQFLRDAGTTYAWNQSKAPQGSLALSFETVAPVALTADYWLHLSSTATKAEVLTQDARYAAFAPFQSGRLYNNNRRTNAEGSNDYWESGAVRPDLVLADLLRILHPGLLPAGALHYYQQLK
- a CDS encoding cobyric acid synthase, whose translation is MLRSIMFVGTASDVGKSVITAGFCRIFRQDGYQPAPFKAQNMSLNSYATPEGLEIGRAQAVQAEAAGIACHVDMNPVLLKPTSDQASQVVLNGRPIGTQTAHEYFQVNDRHALFVAATQAYDRLAARFSPVVLEGAGSISELNLKRRDITNLRMAQHAGAATYLIADIDKGGVFGSVYGTLALLDPAEKACIKGILINKFRGDARLFADGRQQLEDLTGVPVVGVLPYFRDIFVEEEDSVVLAYKQRRAGPDRRVRVAVVLLGRMSNFTDFDALNHDARTDVFFTHDAAEISAADIIILPGSKNTIDDLLALTRSGLAAAIVAAHRAGKTVVGICGGYQMLGRSVEDPTGVESPVPAAAGLGLLPVRTVLQGEKTTRQRQFTFRNGPQAACRGYEIHMGQTTPDGPPQPVATLDDGTPDGYFAGPRCWGTYLHGILDNPTVIDALLAPFTQQESSAPVDFAAFKNEQYDRLAALIRANVNMEQIYAALRS
- a CDS encoding AAA family ATPase; translated protein: MALYLLSGGPGAGKSTLLTALGHAGFAVAEEVSRQLIQEQVALGSRQVPWLDLAGFAELALARMVTQHRQATLRGGVTFFDRGLPDLIAYLEVAGQSVPPAYYAAVAAHPYRPLVFLAPPWPEIYVNDAERWQTFDEATAIYRALHLVYQRVGYTVVELPRTSVAARVSFVRTVAGI
- a CDS encoding cobyrinate a,c-diamide synthase: MALPTVSEKPQFLLAAPASGNGKTTLTLGLLRVLARRGLVVQPFKCGPDYLDTHHHTQAAGRPSLNLDVFMASPAHLHSTYARYTAPADVAVVEGVMGLFDGAVRMQGSAADVAEQLGIPVILVVNAKAMAYSVAPLLFGFKTFHPGIRLVGAIFNFVNTASHYEFLREACADVGVEALGYLPNNPAFTIPSRHLGLSIDAELQYETVVEALADALPHTVDVDRLLELTRTAVPTTVPPPAAPVMAGRRRIAVARDAAFTFTYHQNLQALSRFGEVRYFSPLTDAALPLGTDFLYLPGGYPELFAEALSANETMRTSIAAYCRQGGATYAECGGLMYLGQHLLDAPGQPFAMAGVLPCSTTMQDAKLTLGYRVVHWDGLTVKGHEFHYSRLLDHGLTPEAVEVTNAKGGPVLGQLYRQGNVWASYLHLYWGEDAGFIARLLEASAPVLPPQ
- a CDS encoding FecCD family ABC transporter permease, yielding MPVPAAGAGRNITWLLVLALLVGLGFVLDIALGSVSIPLPAVVRILLRQPIDTPAWEFIVREIRLPKALTALAVGSGLAVSGLQMQTLFRNPLAGPSVLGLTAGAGLGVAAVMLASGSAAGSLAIRALGVGGSWGLVLAATTGAALVMGLVLALSGRVRDNVVLLIVGMMIASVTGAIVSLWQYFSAPEQIQEYLLWTFGSLGGVTGSHLAVLASVVTVGLVLAFASAKSLNALLLGENYARSMGLVVGRSRTLIILSTSLLAGSITAFCGPIGFVGIAVPHLTRALLRTADHRLLLPASCLAGAALTLGCDCIAQLPGSQATLPLSVVTSLLGAPVVLWVVLRRQNIRSSFS
- a CDS encoding TonB-dependent receptor, encoding MKQNSLRNFRPTPRFATQLALSTAVLAGPLHTAHAQTPAPTDTLQRQSLSEVVVTTTRAATERGKVPQQLQVISRQDIQQTPAQEFTDVLKKNASVDVIQYPGLLAGVGIRGFRPQTGGLNQRALLLVDGRPAGTSNLATLDLGSVEQIEILKGPASALYGSQAMGGVVNVVTRKSRGVVRSALFTEYGSFETFKAGGATGGNLTKNLDFDLTFGLFDRAQDYKLGEGGVFRRWLDGGSATKTYADDSRVQTDDRRADGQRRRFTRLGYYSGALRLGYQLGEHWRVDVRGERFVARNVESPNDVFYGDLGPSGKDIERQNLDLSATGNYARHQLFVRGYTSKETNDNNTLAGANNVPIAPYRSFQSQYLWRGVQVKDVLTLGRQRLTVGVDRNEATSNSQRFNAASAAIAPYNPNYELNTTGIYAQAQLSLLADKLIVTPGARYDFISYNVKRTDLLTTFTPGKTTNPFFSPSLGAQYEVLNGLRVHGTIGRAYVTPDAYNVAGYSQTAPNAARQVSITAGNADLKNESSVTWDAGLRFDRPTSGFSASAAYFATQVENRITTRTTNPAGETTAEGYTVRARTTYVNANDSRIRGLEVETGYDFGVRADSRYVLRVFAGGTHMLKAEDVTNAVDGPQTTRAIFNVARLSGNYGVAFDNLRGVRARLSGHYVGRRRDTDFTDIQSPQIQYPRYMTLDFSAGYTLAGRHTLSVLVNNLTDENYYEKRGYNLPGRNVSARYTLTF
- the cbiB gene encoding adenosylcobinamide-phosphate synthase CbiB, whose protein sequence is MDRFTRLAAPLALGYTLDLLLADPESWPHPVRTYGTLIAVGEQQLNHGTWRLAKGALLASTLVGGTFAGFTLLDKAGRRLPPSIPLALNSLWVFYGLANTGLVREGRAVFEVLERDGLAAGRRQLARIVGRETARFDHQQIRTAVLESLAENLSDGVVAPLLYYALAGVPGLMAYKMVNTLDSMVGYRSPRYEQFGKFAARLDDVANLVPARLTAGLLALLGGSGRGFRFIFRYGHQHKSPNAGYPEAALAGVLDCRFGGPNYYHGQLVPKPYIGHNPRPLAHQEINRVARLNHAVCAVVVAGIVGLLWRQHRRRRLQ
- a CDS encoding pyridoxal phosphate-dependent aminotransferase; this encodes MLHGHGDDGYRHPHPIKADFSTNVWYGGEPAGLRDYVFSQWATVNRYPEVLAESLAARIAAHHGLSANQVLTSSGTTESIYLLAQAWAGRRTTIVTPAFAEYEDATRLHGHQLTFLPWEQLMAGAPLAAELVFLCNPNNPTGSVLQEGEVAQLLACHPQMVFVLDEAFIEFTTSITTALPLLGRFDNLVIMRSMTKAYAIPGLRLGYVVASEKLVAHLTAAKAPWTVNALAAAAGHFLFEHFEAVQPPVAQLLADRASFAAQLAENKALEIHPSHTHYFVGQLRRGTAADLKRWLLARHGLLIRDAANFRDLTPAHFRLGTRPPADNHLLLNALREWTDSPA